In Candidatus Acidiferrales bacterium, one genomic interval encodes:
- a CDS encoding DegT/DnrJ/EryC1/StrS family aminotransferase, with amino-acid sequence MLHATENLEAAFARWSRSSKLERDWLPAAGVIGTGFGRGSLLLALNVLDARGREVLLPNFICRQVVEAVERAGAQPVFYPIGRDLSPQLPELSARLSGREAAVILPHLYGCALSKTKEIMRLARARQVPVIEDCAQAWGARLDGQPVGTLGDLAAFSLTKSDWNFGGGLLAIADAQQVHRARELALALCDDPRGAARYGILRLADYVANRPRWCRLSALAGSRLERMMRWASARGRDVQAHTQNFYDLGRFDSKMSAMASRRGLKLLKRLERDLCRRREKASQIVAQLASCPGRPRLVRPETFEESNWAYLLFDISETGKGLEDWIRAAERRGITLRPTWPFFQEPLEPQKSEDLDWLAENLLVLEIHPGLTPGEVQRIGEFLRQM; translated from the coding sequence CCGGCTTTGGGCGCGGCAGCCTGCTGCTGGCCTTGAACGTCCTCGACGCGCGCGGGCGGGAGGTGCTTCTCCCCAATTTCATTTGCCGGCAGGTGGTCGAAGCCGTCGAGCGCGCCGGAGCGCAACCCGTCTTCTATCCCATCGGACGCGATCTTTCCCCGCAGTTGCCGGAATTGTCCGCAAGACTCTCGGGTAGGGAAGCGGCGGTGATTCTCCCGCATCTATACGGCTGTGCTCTGTCAAAAACAAAAGAAATCATGCGCCTCGCACGGGCGCGTCAGGTCCCGGTCATCGAAGATTGCGCTCAGGCCTGGGGGGCGCGACTCGATGGCCAGCCGGTGGGGACGCTGGGCGATCTGGCCGCTTTTTCTCTGACCAAGAGCGACTGGAATTTCGGCGGGGGATTGCTGGCCATTGCCGATGCGCAGCAAGTCCATCGAGCCAGGGAATTAGCGCTGGCCTTATGCGACGATCCACGCGGCGCGGCCCGGTACGGAATCTTGCGACTGGCGGACTACGTGGCCAATCGGCCGCGGTGGTGCCGGCTGAGCGCGCTGGCCGGTTCGCGGCTCGAGCGCATGATGCGCTGGGCAAGCGCTCGTGGCCGCGACGTTCAGGCGCACACTCAAAACTTCTACGATCTCGGAAGGTTTGACTCCAAGATGAGCGCGATGGCCTCACGGCGCGGCCTGAAGCTGCTCAAGCGGCTTGAGCGCGATCTGTGCCGCCGGCGCGAAAAGGCGTCACAGATCGTCGCTCAACTCGCGTCCTGTCCCGGAAGGCCACGCCTCGTCCGCCCGGAGACTTTTGAGGAGAGCAACTGGGCCTATCTGCTTTTCGATATCTCGGAAACGGGGAAAGGGCTTGAGGATTGGATCCGGGCAGCCGAGCGCCGCGGTATCACCCTCCGCCCGACCTGGCCTTTTTTTCAGGAGCCGCTCGAGCCCCAGAAGAGCGAGGACCTCGACTGGCTGGCGGAAAACCTGCTCGTGCTGGAAATCCATCCGGGTCTAACGCCCGGCGAGGTGCAAAGAATCGGCGAGTTTCTTCGACAGATGTAA